One part of the Xylanimonas allomyrinae genome encodes these proteins:
- a CDS encoding ABC transporter ATP-binding protein, with protein MDTTVFVPLVEGASRADGARTVAAVRARTLAKTYGRGAAEVRALDAVDVDFEAGRFTAIMGPSGSGKSTLMHLLAGLDSATSGQAFIGTTEITGLGDKELTLLRRKRVGFVFQQFNLLPMFTAEKNITLPVELAGGAVDREWFATLTRTLGISDRLEHRPSEMSGGQQQRVAIARALIAKPDVVFADEPTGNLDSRSGAQVLSFLRRSVRELGRTIIMVTHDPAAAAYADRVILLADGRIAGEITDPTPEAVLAGLDALRSLEEPLDGSGDATTTAGA; from the coding sequence GTGGACACCACCGTGTTCGTCCCGCTCGTCGAAGGCGCGTCGCGCGCCGACGGCGCCCGCACCGTTGCCGCCGTCCGTGCTCGCACGCTGGCCAAGACCTACGGCCGGGGCGCCGCCGAGGTGCGCGCTCTCGACGCCGTGGACGTCGACTTCGAGGCCGGCCGCTTCACCGCGATCATGGGCCCGTCCGGCTCGGGCAAGTCGACCCTCATGCACCTGCTCGCCGGGCTCGACTCGGCCACGAGCGGTCAGGCGTTCATCGGCACGACGGAGATCACCGGCCTGGGCGACAAGGAGCTGACGCTGCTGCGCCGCAAGCGCGTCGGGTTCGTGTTCCAGCAGTTCAACCTGCTGCCGATGTTCACGGCCGAGAAGAACATCACGCTGCCCGTCGAGCTCGCGGGCGGGGCCGTCGATCGCGAGTGGTTCGCGACGCTGACCCGCACGCTGGGCATCTCGGACCGCCTGGAGCACCGGCCGTCCGAGATGTCCGGCGGCCAGCAGCAGCGCGTCGCCATCGCACGCGCGCTCATCGCCAAGCCCGACGTCGTCTTCGCCGACGAGCCCACGGGCAACCTCGACTCGCGCAGCGGCGCCCAGGTGCTCAGCTTCCTGCGGCGGTCGGTGCGCGAGCTGGGCCGCACGATCATCATGGTCACGCACGACCCGGCCGCGGCCGCGTACGCCGACCGCGTCATCCTGCTGGCCGACGGCCGCATCGCCGGCGAGATCACCGACCCCACGCCCGAGGCCGTGCTCGCCGGCCTCGACGCGCTGCGCTCGCTCGAAGAGCCCCTCGACGGGTCCGGCGACGCGACCACGACGGCGGGTGCGTGA
- a CDS encoding response regulator transcription factor: MTHVLLAEDDPAIAEPLARALTREGYDVIVQGTGQGALDHAGTADVVVLDLGLPDMDGLDVARKVRGSGLTVPILVLTARADEVDLVVGLDAGADDYVTKPFRLAELLARVRALLRRTHGEVVDEEELHAQDVRVDVSAHRAFQGERELHLTTKEFDLLRVLVANAGSVVVRDTLMRDVWGSDPVGSTKTLDMHVSWLRRKLGDDANAPRYVSTVRGLGFRFEAGAS, from the coding sequence ATGACCCACGTGTTGCTAGCAGAGGACGACCCGGCGATTGCCGAACCGTTGGCTCGGGCCCTCACGCGTGAGGGTTACGACGTCATCGTGCAAGGGACTGGTCAAGGTGCTCTCGACCATGCGGGCACCGCGGACGTCGTCGTCCTCGACCTGGGCCTGCCCGACATGGACGGGCTCGACGTCGCGCGCAAGGTGCGCGGCAGCGGGCTGACCGTCCCGATCCTCGTGCTCACGGCCCGCGCCGACGAGGTCGACCTCGTGGTGGGCCTCGACGCCGGCGCCGACGACTACGTCACCAAGCCATTCCGTCTTGCCGAGCTCCTGGCCCGCGTCCGCGCGCTGCTGCGCCGCACGCACGGCGAGGTCGTCGACGAGGAGGAGCTGCACGCGCAGGACGTGCGCGTCGACGTCTCCGCGCACCGCGCGTTCCAGGGCGAGCGGGAGCTGCACCTGACCACCAAGGAGTTCGACCTGCTGCGCGTGCTGGTCGCCAACGCCGGCTCCGTCGTCGTGCGCGACACGCTCATGCGCGACGTGTGGGGCTCCGACCCGGTCGGGTCGACGAAGACCCTCGACATGCACGTGTCGTGGCTGCGGCGCAAGCTCGGCGACGACGCCAACGCTCCCCGTTACGTCTCGACCGTCCGGGGGCTGGGCTTCCGGTTCGAGGCCGGAGCGAGCTGA
- the rfbB gene encoding dTDP-glucose 4,6-dehydratase, with protein sequence MRVLVTGGAGFIGSNFVHQTVRERPDVQVTVLDALTYAGDRESLAPVADKVALVEGSITDAALVDGLVASSDLVVHFAAESHNDNSLNDPSPFVQTNLVGTFTLLEAVRKHGVRFHHISTDEVYGDLELDDPAKFTPTTPYNPSSPYSSTKAGSDLLVRAWVRSFGVQATISNCSNNYGPYQHIEKFIPRQITNLIDGVRPKLYGAGQNVRDWIHVEDHNSAVWAIIEKGRIGETYLIGADGEKNNLEVVETLLEIFGLAKTDFEHVNDRPGHDLRYAIDASKLRDELGWTPRYTDFRTGLEATVDWYRANESWWRPAKEATEARYAAQGQ encoded by the coding sequence ATGCGCGTACTCGTCACCGGCGGAGCCGGCTTCATCGGCTCGAACTTCGTCCACCAGACCGTCCGGGAACGCCCCGACGTCCAGGTCACGGTTCTCGACGCGCTCACCTACGCGGGTGACCGCGAGTCGCTGGCCCCGGTCGCGGACAAGGTCGCCCTGGTCGAGGGCTCCATCACGGACGCAGCGCTGGTCGACGGTCTCGTCGCGAGCAGCGACCTGGTGGTCCACTTCGCGGCCGAGTCGCACAACGACAACTCGCTCAACGACCCGAGCCCGTTCGTCCAGACGAACCTGGTGGGCACGTTCACGCTGCTGGAGGCGGTGCGCAAGCACGGTGTGCGCTTCCACCACATCTCGACCGACGAGGTCTACGGCGATCTCGAGCTGGACGACCCGGCGAAGTTCACGCCGACCACCCCGTACAACCCGAGCTCCCCGTACTCCTCCACCAAGGCAGGCTCCGACCTGCTGGTGCGCGCGTGGGTCCGCTCCTTCGGCGTGCAGGCCACGATCTCGAACTGCTCGAACAACTACGGCCCGTACCAGCACATCGAGAAGTTCATCCCTCGTCAGATCACCAACCTGATCGACGGCGTGCGCCCCAAGCTGTACGGCGCCGGCCAGAACGTCCGCGACTGGATCCACGTCGAGGACCACAACTCGGCCGTGTGGGCGATCATCGAGAAGGGCCGCATCGGCGAGACGTACCTCATCGGCGCAGACGGAGAGAAGAACAACCTCGAGGTCGTCGAGACGCTGCTGGAGATCTTCGGCCTGGCCAAGACGGACTTCGAGCACGTCAACGACCGCCCGGGGCACGACCTGCGCTACGCGATCGACGCGTCCAAGCTGCGCGACGAGCTCGGCTGGACCCCCCGCTACACAGACTTCCGGACCGGGCTCGAGGCGACCGTCGACTGGTACCGCGCGAACGAGTCGTGGTGGCGCCCGGCCAAGGAGGCGACCGAGGCGAGGTACGCCGCCCAGGGGCAGTAG
- a CDS encoding GtrA family protein yields MTSTTAQEPDLRRRAWTRMLELIRFGSVGAVAYVVDLGIFNLIRGSEMLGHKPITAKVVSVAVATLVAWLGNRYWTFSDRRTDTHARELLGFVVVNVGGMLVAVACLAVSHYVLGFRSQLADNISANVVGLVLGTAFRYLAYRRWVFTGAAPPNAECPGD; encoded by the coding sequence ATGACGAGCACCACGGCACAGGAGCCGGACCTGCGACGGCGTGCCTGGACGCGGATGCTCGAGCTGATCAGGTTCGGCTCGGTCGGTGCGGTCGCCTACGTCGTCGACCTGGGGATCTTCAACCTCATCCGCGGCTCGGAGATGCTGGGGCACAAGCCGATCACCGCCAAGGTGGTCTCGGTGGCCGTCGCCACGCTCGTCGCCTGGCTCGGCAACCGGTACTGGACGTTCTCCGACCGGCGCACCGACACCCACGCGCGTGAGCTGCTGGGCTTCGTCGTGGTCAACGTGGGCGGCATGCTCGTCGCGGTGGCGTGCCTCGCGGTGTCGCACTACGTGCTGGGCTTCCGCTCGCAGCTCGCGGACAACATCTCGGCCAACGTCGTCGGGCTGGTGCTCGGCACGGCGTTCCGGTATCTGGCCTACCGCCGGTGGGTGTTCACGGGGGCGGCGCCGCCGAACGCCGAGTGCCCGGGCGACTGA
- a CDS encoding LCP family protein, which produces MTDAPRIPPSFSPSGAQRRPAAADDVVPVRGQRREGVAPRSAVPDDAVVGGQTPRVRRQSSREVPVTPPANRARASARPRPAAAPRPQSFEPGSAPRRPMPDTSGGAPRSADGRPAAPQAFPPRGSAGATRAPVGSARPSAHPTASGGPSLAGGGASRPGVASPRPARTAPAPVHGPAGAAPQRRRRRKGRIVALTAALALVLLLAWPVGLLIWANGKIQHTEALSGAAGTPGTTYLLAGSDARGSGGIEDETSGARTDTIMLLHKPSSGPAALLSLPRDSFVEIPGHGSNKLNAAFSFGGAPLLVQTVEQLTGLTVDHYVEVGFGGISGVVDAVGGVNLCLDLDVDDANSGLQWTKGCHDVDGTTAIAFSRMRYADPQGDIGRTDRQRQLINAVTGKVADPGLVFRPGRRSRSPARGSGR; this is translated from the coding sequence ATGACCGACGCGCCCCGGATCCCCCCGTCGTTCAGTCCGTCGGGCGCCCAGCGCCGCCCGGCGGCGGCCGACGACGTCGTTCCCGTCCGCGGGCAGCGACGCGAGGGCGTCGCGCCTCGCTCGGCCGTGCCCGACGACGCCGTCGTGGGCGGCCAGACGCCGCGCGTGCGGCGGCAGTCGTCGCGCGAGGTGCCGGTCACGCCGCCCGCGAACCGGGCACGCGCGTCCGCGCGCCCCCGCCCGGCAGCCGCGCCGCGCCCACAGTCCTTCGAGCCTGGGTCCGCACCCCGCCGGCCGATGCCCGACACCTCGGGCGGCGCGCCCCGCAGCGCCGACGGCAGGCCTGCGGCACCCCAGGCGTTCCCGCCTCGCGGGTCCGCGGGAGCGACCCGCGCCCCGGTCGGGTCCGCACGGCCGAGCGCCCACCCGACGGCGTCTGGCGGGCCCTCCCTCGCGGGCGGCGGTGCGTCGCGCCCCGGGGTCGCCTCGCCACGCCCGGCCCGGACCGCCCCGGCACCCGTCCACGGGCCTGCCGGCGCTGCCCCGCAGCGCCGACGCCGGCGCAAGGGCCGCATCGTCGCCCTGACCGCCGCCCTCGCGCTGGTGCTCCTGCTGGCGTGGCCGGTCGGCCTGCTGATCTGGGCCAACGGCAAGATCCAGCACACCGAGGCGCTGTCGGGCGCAGCCGGCACGCCGGGCACCACGTACCTGCTCGCCGGCTCCGACGCCCGCGGCAGCGGCGGCATCGAGGACGAGACCTCGGGCGCCCGCACCGACACGATCATGCTCCTGCACAAGCCGTCGAGCGGCCCGGCGGCCCTGCTGAGCCTGCCGCGCGACTCCTTCGTCGAGATCCCCGGTCACGGCTCCAACAAGCTCAACGCGGCGTTCTCGTTCGGCGGCGCACCCTTGCTGGTCCAGACCGTCGAACAGCTCACGGGCCTGACGGTCGACCACTACGTCGAGGTCGGCTTCGGCGGCATCTCCGGCGTGGTCGACGCCGTCGGCGGGGTCAACCTGTGCCTCGACCTCGACGTCGACGACGCCAACAGCGGCCTGCAGTGGACCAAGGGCTGCCACGACGTCGACGGCACCACCGCGATCGCCTTCTCCCGCATGCGCTACGCCGACCCGCAGGGCGACATCGGGCGCACCGACCGGCAGCGGCAGCTCATCAACGCGGTGACCGGGAAGGTCGCCGACCCGGGCCTGGTGTTCCGCCCCGGGCGCAGGTCTCGCTCGCCAGCGCGGGGCTCGGGGCGCTGA
- a CDS encoding ABC transporter permease yields the protein MLRLTLAQMRRSIGRLTAAGIAIVIGTAFVAATLLAGGLITRSTYDSIAAQYASADLVVEAPPGASLTKAQLDSIRTTAGVAAAADQFEAAEWFEQGNRTIYQRTIGTTDPRLMPLTLAEGAWPSGPGEVALPPDLARRLNTSVGGTVGMSEYDEDGEATTGQVMVTGLVEDPKGAFGAQGGAAVIDSATLHARAAPVTQVAVLLADGASLAQVRDALDQALPSGVGVVTPHEHAAATARAMTGGQDVIFLVFVLTFAAIALLVAGLVITNTFQVLVAQRTRTLAMLRAVGAGKRQVGAGVLLEAALLGVVASATGVAVGCGLGQAALLVAGAGDGAATLPSAITVTWQVVVIPLLVGTAVTVLAALVPARAATRVAPLAALRPDTGPSVEKGSGGRVRLVLSLLAIVGGLGLLGGGVALGLLADQPDYGLVLGIAGGATSFVGVAVSAVFWLPRVASAAGRLVGLTGPTARLAAANTLRNPRRTATTSTALLIGVTLVAMMSTGAASARASLDAMLDGRFPVDVLIASGTMDDDGPVSLPASIVAAVEGSEGVTSVAQPASAEVTIDRYFDADGNVVTGHAPEGVRSLEATVTGVDPAAAQRTLADRSALDALTPGTVVVGTHTADAWSLADGDRITLRGADGSAELTVAVAPVDQLAPLMVVPADLSAIDTHPDTSTLWVSLSGDAAAVGNVQDAVADTGEPASVEGAAIDRATFDQVIDTALGIVVGLLAVAVVIALIGVANTLSLSVLERRRESATLRAIGVTRGQLRWMLAVEGMLIAGVGAVLGIVLGLVYGWAGSLTVLSSIGPIELSVPWRDVALVAVIALAAGLVASVAPGRSAARPSPVAALATE from the coding sequence ATGCTGCGCCTCACCCTGGCGCAGATGCGCCGCAGCATCGGGCGGCTCACCGCCGCCGGCATCGCCATCGTCATCGGCACGGCGTTCGTCGCCGCGACGCTCCTGGCCGGCGGTCTCATCACCCGTTCCACCTACGACTCCATCGCAGCCCAGTACGCGTCCGCCGACCTCGTCGTCGAGGCGCCGCCCGGCGCGTCGCTGACAAAGGCCCAGCTCGACTCGATCCGCACGACGGCGGGCGTGGCCGCCGCCGCCGACCAGTTCGAGGCTGCCGAGTGGTTCGAGCAGGGCAACCGCACCATCTACCAGCGGACGATCGGCACGACCGACCCTCGCCTCATGCCGCTCACGCTGGCCGAGGGCGCCTGGCCCAGCGGGCCCGGCGAGGTCGCGCTCCCGCCCGACCTCGCACGGCGCCTGAACACGAGCGTCGGCGGGACGGTCGGCATGTCCGAGTACGACGAGGACGGCGAGGCGACGACCGGACAGGTCATGGTCACCGGTCTGGTCGAGGACCCCAAGGGCGCGTTCGGCGCGCAGGGCGGCGCGGCCGTCATCGACAGCGCCACCCTGCACGCCCGCGCGGCACCCGTCACCCAGGTCGCGGTGCTGCTGGCCGACGGCGCCTCGCTGGCGCAGGTCCGCGACGCGCTCGACCAGGCCCTGCCCAGCGGCGTCGGCGTCGTCACCCCGCACGAGCACGCGGCCGCCACCGCCCGCGCGATGACCGGAGGCCAGGACGTCATCTTCCTCGTCTTCGTGCTGACGTTCGCCGCGATCGCGCTGCTCGTGGCCGGGCTCGTCATCACCAACACGTTCCAGGTGCTGGTCGCCCAGCGCACGCGCACGCTCGCGATGCTGCGCGCCGTCGGCGCCGGCAAGCGGCAGGTCGGCGCGGGCGTGCTGCTGGAGGCGGCGCTGCTGGGCGTGGTCGCCTCGGCCACCGGGGTCGCCGTGGGCTGCGGGCTGGGGCAGGCCGCGCTCCTGGTCGCGGGCGCCGGGGACGGCGCCGCGACCCTGCCGTCGGCCATCACCGTGACCTGGCAGGTGGTGGTGATCCCGTTGCTGGTCGGGACGGCGGTGACCGTGCTCGCCGCGCTCGTGCCGGCGCGCGCGGCGACGCGCGTCGCACCGCTCGCGGCGCTGCGCCCCGACACCGGCCCCTCGGTCGAGAAGGGTTCGGGCGGGCGCGTGCGGCTCGTGCTGTCGCTGCTCGCGATCGTCGGCGGCCTGGGCCTGCTGGGCGGCGGCGTCGCGCTCGGCCTCCTCGCCGACCAGCCCGACTACGGCCTCGTGCTGGGGATCGCGGGCGGCGCCACGTCGTTCGTCGGCGTGGCCGTCTCGGCGGTGTTCTGGCTGCCGCGGGTGGCGTCGGCCGCCGGGCGCCTCGTCGGCCTCACCGGGCCGACGGCGCGCCTGGCCGCCGCGAACACGCTGCGCAACCCGCGGCGCACGGCGACGACGTCGACCGCCCTGCTCATCGGCGTCACGCTCGTGGCCATGATGTCGACGGGCGCGGCCAGCGCGCGGGCGAGCCTCGACGCGATGCTCGACGGCCGCTTCCCGGTGGACGTCCTGATCGCATCAGGCACCATGGACGACGACGGCCCGGTGTCCCTGCCTGCGAGCATCGTCGCGGCGGTCGAGGGGTCCGAAGGGGTGACGTCGGTGGCCCAGCCTGCGTCCGCGGAGGTCACCATCGACCGGTACTTCGACGCCGACGGCAACGTCGTCACCGGCCACGCGCCCGAGGGCGTACGCAGTCTCGAGGCCACGGTGACCGGCGTCGACCCGGCCGCGGCACAGCGCACGCTCGCGGACCGGTCCGCACTCGACGCGCTCACCCCCGGAACCGTCGTCGTAGGCACCCACACCGCCGACGCGTGGTCGCTCGCCGACGGCGACCGGATCACGCTGCGGGGCGCCGACGGCTCGGCGGAGCTGACGGTGGCCGTCGCCCCGGTCGACCAGCTCGCACCGCTGATGGTCGTTCCCGCCGACCTGTCGGCCATCGACACGCACCCGGACACCTCGACCCTGTGGGTCTCGCTGTCCGGTGACGCGGCCGCGGTCGGCAACGTCCAGGACGCCGTCGCAGACACCGGCGAGCCGGCCTCGGTCGAGGGTGCCGCGATCGACCGGGCCACGTTCGACCAGGTCATCGACACCGCGCTCGGCATCGTCGTCGGGCTGCTCGCCGTCGCCGTCGTCATCGCGCTCATCGGCGTGGCGAACACGCTCTCGCTGAGCGTGCTGGAGCGGCGCCGCGAGTCGGCGACGCTGCGCGCGATCGGCGTCACCCGCGGGCAGCTGCGGTGGATGCTGGCGGTCGAGGGCATGCTCATCGCGGGCGTCGGGGCGGTGCTCGGCATCGTGCTCGGGCTCGTGTACGGGTGGGCGGGGTCGCTCACCGTCCTGAGCTCCATCGGGCCGATCGAGCTGTCCGTGCCGTGGCGGGACGTCGCGCTGGTCGCCGTGATCGCGCTGGCGGCGGGGCTGGTCGCATCGGTCGCACCGGGACGGTCGGCGGCCCGGCCGTCGCCGGTGGCGGCGCTCGCCACCGAGTAG
- a CDS encoding sensor histidine kinase, producing the protein MGWYERMQRWAEAHRFGVDITATLVLGLPAAALSWGFAGGGVLFDLSWWSGRASLVLTLALIVPLAWRRVRPVHSTAVIAVVAVAHVVVGVPMIFPADLAILVALYSVTVNGPVWAHRAALATAMCGAGLLGLAVLRAGQWSSTYLDQAVTFSVFAAIAAFAAWAFGLVRRSRREMLETLRDRARRLEIERDQQAQIATAAERARIARELHDIVAHSLSVVIAQADGGRYAAASDPDAAGRSLGVIAETGRAALADMRRLLGVLRSDDGPGGGRAPRAPQPGMRTAGATTGGAAPPSADGAGGIASPPDDASLESLLDQARAAGARVSFVRVGDPRRLPPGAGLTLHRVCQEALTNVRKHAGPDVSVTVVMRWSRQGVELEVSDDGRGAAGEDAPGAAPGYGLLGMRERATLFGGTVTAGPRPGGGWRVRFTLPLPPDARDGDPAPDVTDQTTAQTKG; encoded by the coding sequence ATGGGCTGGTACGAGCGGATGCAGCGCTGGGCGGAGGCGCACCGCTTCGGCGTCGACATCACCGCCACGCTGGTGCTCGGCCTGCCCGCCGCGGCGCTCTCGTGGGGCTTCGCCGGCGGCGGGGTCCTGTTCGATCTGAGCTGGTGGAGCGGGCGCGCGAGCCTCGTGCTGACGCTGGCCCTCATCGTGCCTCTCGCGTGGCGGCGCGTGCGGCCCGTGCACTCGACCGCGGTGATCGCCGTCGTCGCCGTCGCGCACGTCGTGGTCGGCGTCCCGATGATCTTCCCCGCCGACCTCGCCATCCTCGTCGCGCTCTACTCGGTGACGGTCAACGGTCCCGTCTGGGCGCACCGGGCAGCCCTCGCGACAGCGATGTGCGGGGCCGGGCTGCTCGGCCTCGCCGTGCTCCGCGCCGGCCAGTGGTCGAGCACCTACCTGGACCAGGCGGTCACCTTCTCCGTGTTCGCCGCGATCGCCGCGTTCGCCGCCTGGGCGTTCGGGCTCGTGCGCCGCTCACGGCGGGAGATGCTGGAGACCCTGCGCGACCGCGCGCGCAGGCTGGAGATCGAGCGCGACCAGCAGGCCCAGATCGCGACCGCCGCCGAGCGCGCGCGCATCGCCCGTGAGCTGCACGACATCGTCGCCCACTCGCTGTCCGTCGTCATCGCGCAGGCCGACGGCGGACGGTACGCCGCCGCGAGCGACCCCGACGCCGCGGGGCGGTCGCTCGGCGTGATCGCCGAGACCGGTCGCGCCGCGCTCGCCGACATGCGCCGGCTGCTGGGCGTGCTGCGGTCCGACGACGGTCCCGGAGGCGGGCGCGCACCCCGGGCGCCCCAGCCGGGGATGAGGACGGCGGGCGCGACGACGGGCGGCGCCGCACCGCCGTCTGCGGACGGCGCGGGCGGCATCGCTTCCCCGCCCGACGACGCCAGCCTCGAGTCCCTCCTCGACCAGGCGCGGGCTGCCGGAGCGCGCGTGTCTTTCGTGCGGGTCGGCGATCCGCGACGCCTGCCACCGGGCGCCGGCCTGACGTTGCACCGTGTGTGCCAGGAGGCGCTGACCAACGTGCGCAAGCACGCCGGGCCCGACGTGTCGGTGACCGTCGTCATGCGCTGGAGCCGCCAGGGCGTCGAGCTGGAGGTGTCCGACGACGGACGCGGCGCGGCGGGCGAAGACGCCCCGGGTGCGGCGCCGGGCTACGGTCTGCTCGGCATGCGTGAGCGCGCCACGCTGTTCGGCGGCACGGTCACCGCAGGGCCACGGCCCGGCGGCGGGTGGCGGGTGCGGTTCACGCTGCCGCTGCCGCCCGACGCGCGCGACGGGGACCCGGCACCCGACGTGACCGATCAGACGACCGCGCAGACGAAGGGGTGA
- a CDS encoding response regulator gives MLVDDQQLVRAGFRMVIDSQPDLRVVAEAGDGVEALRVLARERADVVLMDVRMPRMDGLAATARLTEAPDAPRVVVLTTFDLDEYVLEAIRSGASGFLLKDAPPEEMLSAIRTVHRGDAVIAPSSTRRLLEHLVTALPEPPDGASPAHEALATLTDREREVLVLMARGRSNTEIASDLFVAEATVKTHVGRILAKLGARDRVQAVVLAYETRLVRPTA, from the coding sequence GTGCTGGTCGACGACCAGCAGCTCGTCCGCGCGGGGTTCCGCATGGTGATCGACTCGCAGCCGGACCTGAGGGTCGTCGCCGAGGCGGGCGACGGCGTCGAGGCGCTGCGGGTCCTGGCGCGCGAGCGCGCCGACGTCGTGCTCATGGACGTGCGCATGCCCCGCATGGACGGGCTGGCCGCGACGGCACGGCTGACCGAGGCGCCCGACGCGCCGCGCGTCGTCGTGCTGACGACGTTCGATCTGGACGAGTACGTGCTCGAGGCGATCCGCTCCGGGGCGTCGGGGTTCCTGCTCAAGGACGCGCCGCCCGAGGAGATGCTGTCGGCGATCCGCACGGTGCACCGGGGTGACGCGGTGATCGCGCCGTCGTCGACGCGGCGGCTGCTGGAGCACCTGGTGACGGCGTTGCCGGAGCCTCCCGACGGCGCCTCGCCCGCGCACGAGGCGCTCGCGACGCTCACCGACCGCGAGCGCGAGGTGCTGGTGCTCATGGCCAGGGGCCGCTCGAACACCGAGATCGCCTCCGACCTGTTCGTGGCCGAGGCGACCGTCAAGACGCATGTGGGTCGCATCCTGGCGAAGCTGGGTGCGCGCGACCGCGTCCAGGCCGTGGTGCTGGCCTACGAGACGCGCCTGGTCCGCCCGACGGCGTAG
- a CDS encoding LCP family protein has product MIRGIAMGVTAVLAFGVGGAAAATLRFTNNIQTVDADAALAVVERPEVVVPEDPNAGTALNIVLMGSDDRSGENAALGGENEGMRSDTTMILHISADRSRAEMISIPRDSIVDTPQCPTSGGKLAPAMKNTRFNAAFAQGVMYGKDVQSGALCTMTTIENLTDVRMDGFVVIDFAGFKNMIDALGGVTMCIPQDVYSPKADHLRLAAGNQALNGTQALQYARARTGQGLGDGSDISRIGRQQEMMAAIAREVLSKNLLTDSPALISFLNAVTSSLTMSSNLSSLTGLPGLAYSLRNVRPDTITFMTVPWGANPADKNTVVWTADADTLWDNLRNDRPITTPVGGADPATDGAAGSATTPDTGDAASGTPTSAAPPATPQAPVDTPAPSETKSAGKEAFTGADTTSVCG; this is encoded by the coding sequence GTGATCCGCGGCATCGCGATGGGCGTGACCGCCGTCCTCGCGTTCGGCGTCGGCGGCGCCGCCGCCGCGACGCTCCGGTTCACCAACAACATCCAGACGGTCGACGCCGACGCGGCTCTCGCCGTCGTCGAGCGCCCCGAGGTCGTCGTCCCCGAGGACCCGAACGCGGGCACCGCGCTCAACATCGTGCTCATGGGCAGCGACGACCGCAGCGGCGAGAACGCCGCCCTCGGCGGCGAGAACGAGGGCATGCGGTCGGACACGACGATGATCCTGCACATCTCGGCGGACCGGTCCCGGGCGGAGATGATCTCGATCCCCCGCGACTCCATCGTCGACACGCCGCAGTGCCCGACGTCGGGCGGCAAGCTCGCGCCCGCGATGAAGAACACGCGGTTCAACGCGGCCTTCGCGCAGGGCGTCATGTACGGCAAGGACGTCCAGTCGGGCGCGCTGTGCACCATGACGACGATCGAGAACCTCACCGACGTGCGGATGGACGGGTTCGTCGTCATCGACTTCGCCGGGTTCAAGAACATGATCGACGCGCTCGGTGGCGTCACGATGTGCATCCCGCAGGACGTCTACTCGCCCAAGGCCGACCACCTGCGACTGGCGGCCGGGAACCAGGCCCTCAACGGGACGCAGGCCCTCCAGTACGCTCGCGCGCGCACCGGCCAGGGCCTGGGCGACGGATCCGACATCAGCCGCATCGGCCGCCAGCAGGAGATGATGGCCGCCATCGCACGTGAGGTGCTCAGCAAGAACCTGCTCACGGACTCGCCTGCGCTCATCTCCTTCCTGAACGCGGTCACGAGCTCGCTGACGATGTCGAGCAACCTCTCCTCGCTGACGGGACTCCCCGGCCTCGCCTACAGCCTGCGCAACGTCCGGCCTGACACGATCACGTTCATGACCGTCCCCTGGGGAGCCAACCCCGCCGACAAGAACACGGTCGTCTGGACCGCCGACGCGGACACGCTGTGGGACAACCTCAGGAACGACCGCCCGATCACCACCCCCGTGGGCGGTGCCGACCCCGCCACCGACGGCGCGGCCGGGTCCGCCACCACGCCCGACACCGGCGACGCCGCGTCCGGCACGCCGACGAGCGCCGCACCACCGGCCACGCCCCAGGCCCCGGTCGACACCCCGGCCCCGAGCGAGACCAAATCGGCCGGCAAGGAAGCCTTCACCGGCGCCGACACCACGTCCGTCTGCGGGTGA
- the purE gene encoding 5-(carboxyamino)imidazole ribonucleotide mutase, with amino-acid sequence MGSDSDWPTMEAAAVALDELGVAYEADVVSAHRMPVEMIEYGRTASSRGLRVVIAGAGGAAHLPGMLAAVTPLPVIGVPVPLRYLDGMDSLLSIVQMPAGVPVATVSIGGARNAGLLAARILGAGTTPDDVALRARMEAFQAELGEVAHAKGAALRARRSQTPGFSA; translated from the coding sequence ATGGGGTCGGACTCCGACTGGCCCACGATGGAGGCCGCCGCCGTCGCGCTCGACGAGCTCGGCGTCGCCTACGAGGCCGACGTCGTCTCCGCGCACCGCATGCCCGTGGAGATGATCGAGTACGGGCGGACGGCGTCGTCGCGCGGGCTGCGGGTCGTCATCGCGGGCGCCGGGGGCGCCGCGCACCTGCCCGGCATGCTGGCCGCGGTGACGCCCCTGCCGGTGATCGGGGTGCCGGTGCCGCTGCGGTACCTCGACGGGATGGACTCGCTGCTGTCGATCGTGCAGATGCCGGCGGGGGTGCCCGTCGCGACGGTGTCGATCGGCGGGGCGCGCAACGCGGGCCTGCTCGCGGCGCGGATCCTCGGTGCGGGGACGACGCCGGACGACGTCGCGCTGCGCGCTCGCATGGAGGCGTTCCAGGCCGAGCTGGGGGAGGTCGCGCACGCCAAGGGCGCGGCCCTGCGGGCGCGCCGCAGCCAGACGCCGGGGTTCAGCGCGTAG